TCGACCCGGAGGCGGCGGCGCTCGTCCCCCACTCCGTATGCACGCGGCACGCGGTCCTGGCCCTCGGGTTCCGGGAGGGAAAGCTGGTGGTCGCGATGGCCGACCCGGGCAACCTGCTCGTCCTCGACGACCTCAGGATCCGCACGGGCCACGAGCTCGACGTCCTGGTGGCGACCCGCGAGGACATCCTCGCGGCTATCGAACGCCTCCGCTCGATGGAGGACACGACCGACCTGCTGGCCGAGCCCGAGGCGGAGCCCGACGGGCCGGTGGGGCTCGAGGCCGTCGACGCGGCGGACCGGGCTCCCATCGTCAAGGCCGTGAACAGGATCATCATGCAGGCCGTCGAGCAGCGCGCCTCCGACATCCACGTCGAGCCGGAGGAGCGCGACGTACGGATCAGGTTCAGGATCGACGGGGTCCTGCACGAGAAGATGCGTCTGCAGAAGGCCCATCAGCACGGGATCGTCTCCCGCCTGAAGGTGATGGGAGAGGCGGACATCGCGGAGAAGCGTCTCCCGCAGGACGGCCGCGTGACGGTCTCGGTGGCCGGGTCCCCGATCGACCTGCGGATCTCGACGCTCCCCTCGGCCCACGGCGAGGAGGTGGTCATCCGCATCCTCGACCGCAGCAGCTCCCTGCTCGGGCTCGAGGACATGGGTTTCACCCCCGCGATCCTCGACCGCTACCGGACCGCTACCGCCAAGACGACCGGCGCGATCCTCGTCACCGGCCCGACCGGCTCGGGGAAGTCGACGACCCTGTACGCCACGCTGAACGAGTTGAACGACCCGTCCCGCAAGATCATCACCGTTGAGGACCCGATCGAGTACCGGATCGGAGGCCTGCGGCAGATGCAGGTCCACCCGGCGATCGGCCTGACCTTCGCGCACGCGCTACGATCCATCCTGCGATCGGACCCCGACGTGATCATGGTCGGTGAGATCCGGGACCGGGATACGGCCTCCATGGGCGTGCACGCCGCGATGACGGGCCACCTCGTCCTGGCCACGCTTCATACGAACGATGCCCCCACCGCGCCGACCCGGCTGACCGAGATGGGGGTGGAGCCGTTCCTCGTGGCCTCGGCCGTGCAGGCGGTCGTGGCGCAGCGGCTGGCGCGCAGGCTGTGTCCGGAGTGCGCGGAGCCCTACGAGCCCACCCAGGAGCTGCTGGAGCGGATCGGGGTGCCGGTCCCGGAGGGGAAGTCGAAGCGGCAGCTCAAGCGGCCGGTCGGGTGCCGCCACTGCGCGAACACCGGTTACCGGGGACGGGTCGCCCTCGCCGAGCTCATGCTCGTCACCGACGAGATCGAGCGGGCGGTCGCCGACCGGGCTCCCACGGAGACGCTGGCCGAGATCGCGAGGTCCCAGGGGATGGTCCCCCTGCTCGAGGACGGGCTCGCCAAGGCCGCGGCCGGGATCACCTCCCTCGAAGAGGTCCTGCGCGTCGTCGGCTGACGCTCGACACGTCGCCGGTCCTCTGCTAGAGTTCCCGCTCGGTTCTCACGCGCCCTGCGCGCGAGCTCCCGGGCGGCGGCCAGACACCAGCCTTCACAGGCCTGCGCTGACGCGCGCCCTCGGAAGAACCCCTCCCCTGAGGCAACCGCCCCTCGCGCGGGCCACGACACAGGAAGTTCGTGAGCCATGAAGCGAGAGCGCAGCGATACGACGCGGGTCCTCCTCCGCTACATCGGCCCCCACCGGGGCCGGGTGGCGCTGCTCGCCCTGTTCCTGCTCCTCAGTATGGGGCTCCCGCTCGCCGGGCCGCAGATCCTGCGCGTGTTCATCGACACCGCGCTCGACGCCGGCGAGATGGAGGTCCTGATCAGGCTCGCCCTGCTCTACCTGGCGATCGGACTGGTCGCGGAGGTGATCGCCGTCGTCACGACGTACATGGCCGAGCAGGTCGGGTGGACGGCGACGAACGACCTGAGATCCGACCTGACCGAGCACGCCCTCGGGCTGGACGTGGCCTACCACAACAGCCACACCCCCGGAGAGATGATCGAGAGGATCGACGGCGACGTCAGCGCGCTGTCCAACTTCTTCTCGGTCTTCGTGCTGTACATCCTGGGGTCCGCGATCTTCGGGCTCGGCATCCTCGTCCTCGTCGCCCGGGAGCACCTGGGGGTGGGGGCGGTGCTGGCCGCCTTCGCGGCCGTCTCGGTGAGCGTCATGCACCGGCTGCGCCGGATCGCGGTCCCGGCCTCTACGGCCCAGCGGGAGGCTTCGGCGGAGCTGTTCGGGTTCCTCGAGGAGCGCCTCTCCGGCACCGACGACATCCGGTCCCTGGGCGCCGGACACCACGTCATGCGCGGCTTCGCACGCGCGAACCGGCTGCTGCACCGTCGGCTCGTCCACTCCGAGAAGGTCGGGGTGCTCATCTGGACGGCGTCCACCGTCCTGTTCGGCGTGAGCATCGCGATGACGCTCGCCCTCGGCGGCTGGCTGTTCGCCCGCGGACAGGCCACCCCGGGCACGATCTTCATGCTCTTCCAGTACGTGATGATGCTCGACCAGCCGATCATGAACATCGCGTCGCAGATGCGCGAGTTCCAGAAGGCGGGAGCCGGGCTGAACCGCATCGGGGACCTGCTGGCGGAGAGGCCCACCATCGTCGACGGGTCCGCTCCGCTGCCCGACGGAGCCCTCTCCGTCGAGCTGGACGGGGTCACCTTCGCCTACGCCGACGACGACGTGACCGTGCTGGACGACGTGTCCCTCCGCGTCTCCCCGGGTGAGGTGGTCGGGGTCCTCGGCCGGACGGGGTCCGGGAAGACGACCCTGACGCGCCTGCTCCTGCGTCTGTACGACGTGGGGCAGGGGTCCGTCCGGGTGGGCGGACACGACATGCGTGAGCTCTCCCTGGACGACCTGCGCCGCCGGGTGGGCGTGGTGACCCAGGACGTCCAGCTCTTCCAGGGGTCGGTCCGGGACAACCTGACGCTGTTCGACGGCTCGATAACCGACGAGGCGATAGTGGATGCCCTGCGCACGCTGGGGCTCGGCGCGTGGCTGGAGGGGCTCCCGGACGGCTTGGACACGGAGCTGGCCTCGCAGGGCGGGGGGCTATCCGCCGGACAGGCCCAGCTGCTCGCCTTCGCCCGGGTGTTCCTGCGCGACCCGGGCCTGGTCATCCTCGACGAGGCCTCGTCGCGTCTGGACCCGGCCACCGAGGCGATGATCGAGTCGGCCGTGGACCGCCTGCTGGTGGGTCGGACGGCCGTCATCGTCGCGCACCGGCTGGCCACCCTGGGGCGCGCGGACACGATCGTCGTGATGGAGCACGGACGGGTGCTCGAGCACGGACCGCGGGCCGAGCTCGCTTCCGATCCCGGCTCCCGGTTCGCCAGGCTCCTGCGGACCGGCATCGAGGAGGTGCTCGCATGACCCCCATACGCGACCGCGTCCCCACCGACACCCTGGGTAGGACCGTCCGGTCCTGGCCCCTGGGATGGCGGCTGGCCCGCACCCACCTGGGCTCGTACGCCGCGTCCGGGGCGCTGTGGGCTGCCCGGAGCCTGTGGTTCATCCCCATGGGGCTCTGGTCGCGCGCCGCCCTGAACCGGATCACGGGCGACGCCACCGGCGAGCTCTGGAAGCCGCTCGTGGGCCTGCTCGGCACCGAGCTGCTGCGGGCCGCCTCGTTCTGGGCGGCGTGCGTCGTCTGGACGTCCTGCTTCTACGCGTTCGTCACCGTCATGCGCACGAACGTGCTCGGGCGCGTCGTCCGGGGGCCCGGCCGCGGACGGGTCCCGGACTCCCCCGGGGAGGCGATCAGCCGGTTCCGCGACGACACCGAGGAGTTCGTGTACCTCCACGACCTGTGGATCGACGTCACCTCGGCCCTGCTGCTGACCGTGGCGGCCATGGTCGTGATGGTCCGCATCGACCCCGTCCTGACCGCGATCGTGCTCTTCCCGATGGCGGCGACCCTGCTGATCATGCACAAGACCGGGCCCCGGATCCGCGTGAACCGCCGGGCGACGCGGCGGGCGACCTCGGCCGTCACCGGGTTCATCGGCGAATCCTTCGGCGCCGTGCTGGCCATCAAGGTCTCGGGGGCGGAGCGTGGGGTGCTGCGACGCTTCCGGGAGCTGTCCGAGACGCGTCGGGTGGCGGCCGTACGCGACCGGCTCTTCGTCGAGATCACGGACAAGATCATGGAGAACCTCGTCCACGTCGCGATCGGCGTGCTGCTCCTGCTCGCCGCCGGACGCATGCGCACCGGCACGTTCACGGTCGGGGACATGGCGCTCTTCACCATGTACATGCACTGGCTGATGTGGCTCCCGCGCTGGACGGGCCGCCTGATCGCCCGTACGAAGCAGTCGGCGGTCAACATGGGGCGGCTGGCCAGGATCGTCGAGGGAGCCCCGGCCGAGGTCGTGGTCGAGCCCTGCGTCACCGGTCTGAGTGGGGAGCTGCCATCGGTGCCGGAGGTGGAGCGTTCCCCCGACGACCGCCTCGAGGTGCTCGAGGCGCGCGGGCTCACGTACCGCTACCCGGACACCGGCCGCGGGATCACCGACGTGTCGCTGCGCATCGAGCGCGGCAGCTTCGTCGTGGTCTGCGGCCGGATCGGGTCGGGCAAGACCACCCTCCTGCGAGCCCTGCTCGGCCTGGTCGACCTCGAAGCGGGCGAGACCGTCTGGAACGGACGCGTCGTCTCCGACCCGATGTCCTTCTTCGTCCCGCCGCGCTCGGCGTACACGGCTCAGGTCCCGCGGCTGTTCAGCGAGAGCCTGCGCGACAACATGGTGCTCGGACAGCCCGTCCCCGACGACCGTTTGGCCGAGGCCGTCCGACTCGCCGTATTCGAGGACGACCTGGCCGAGATGCACGGCGGGCTGGACACGGTGATCGGACCCCGGGGGGTCAGGCTGTCCGGCGGGCAGGTCCAACGGACCGCCGCCGCCCGGATGTTCGTGACGGGCGCCGAGCTGCTCGTGTTCGACGACCTCTCCTCGGCCCTGGACGTGGTCACGGAGGCCGAGGTCTGGGACCGCGTCTTCGCCCGCGGCGACGCGACCTGCCTGGCTGTCTCGCACCGCCGGGCGGCCCTCCGCCGTGCGGACACGGTCGTCGTGATGAAGGACGGGACGGTCGAGGCGTCCGGCCCGCTGAACGAGCTGCTCGAGACCTCCGACGAGATGCGCGCGCTATGGGCGGCCGACGAGGGAGCCTGGCACCGCGACGCCGCGGTGCGGTAGCGAGCTCAGATGAGGCGGCGGTCGCTCGCCCAGCGGGTCAGTTCGTGACGGCTCGACAGCTGGAGCTTGCGCAGTACGGCCGATACGTGCGTCTCCACCGTCTTCACCGAGATGTGCAGCCGCCGGGCGACCTCCTTGTACGTGTACCCGCGGGCGATCAGGCGCAGCACCTCCTTCTCGCGCACGGTCAGCTGGTCGACCTCCGGGTCCTCCGGGACGGGGATGTCGCCGGCGAACGCGTCCAGGACGAACCCGGCCAGGCGGGGCGAGAACACGGCGTCCCCCTCGTGGACCCGCCGGATCGCGTCGGCGAGGTCCTCGGGGGAGATCGTCTTCGTCACGTAGCCGCGCGCCCCGGACCTGACCACCGCTATCACGTCCTCGGGGGCGTCGGAGACGGACAGGGCCAGGAAGCGGACGTCCGGATGGGTCGCGTGGACGGCCTCGATGACGGCTCGTCCGCCGCCGCCCGGCATGTGGACGTCGAGCAGGACGACGTCCGGCTTGGCCTGCCGTATCCCGTCGATGGCCCGGTCGACGTCGGATGCCTCGCCGACCACGTCGACGCGTCCGGCCAGCTCGGCCTTGACCCCGGAAAGGAACAGCCGGTGGTCGTCCACCACGAAGACCCGGGTCATGTTCCGTTCCTCGGCATCCGCAGCTTCACCTCGCACCCCTCGCCGGTCGCGGTGACGATCTCGACCTTGCCTCCGTGCCGCTCGATGCGCCCCCTGATCGAGTCCGCGATGCCCCGCCGGTCGGCCGGAACGGCCGAGATGTCGAAACCGCGCCCCCGGTCACGCACGTAGGCAGTCACCGCGTCATCCTCGCACTCCACGTAGACCGAGACCTCCTCGGCTCCCGAGTGCACGGCCGCGTTCGCTGCCGCCTCCCGCAGCGCCCTGACGAGCGCGACCATGCGGTCGTCGGCGGCCGCGTCGCCCACCACCACGAGCTCGACGGGCACGTCGTGTGCGTCCTCCACCTCTTCCATCGTCGTCGTGACCAGGGCGGCCAGCTCGGTGCGGGCCGCGGGTGCCGCGGCCGAGTAGAGCCAGCTGCGCAGCTCCCGTTCCTGTCGTCGGGCCAGCGTCACCATCTTCCGCGGGTCGCCGGCGTTGCGCTGGATGAGCGCGAGCGTCTGCAGCACGGAGTCGTGTAGGTGCGCCGCCACCTCTGCGCGCTCCTGGGAGCGCACGCGTTCGCGGCGCTCATCCGAGACCTGGCGCAGGAGCCGCGATAGGAGCGGTCCGAACGCGACCACGAGTCCCGCGGTCGTGACGAGGACCGCGACCACGACGCTGCCGACCGCCCGTAGGTCGTCCTGGGCCGCGACGAGCGAAGCCATCCCCACGACCACGAGGGCTCCGCCCGCAGCCAGCCTCACGAGCGGGGGACGGGTGACGAGGAGGTCGCGACCTCCGATGCGGACCCAGGTCGGGCGCACCTCGGGCTCCGTCCGGATGTAGAGGAGCGCTGCACCCATGCCCGCCAGGACGAGGGGCACGCCCACCGCGTCGCCCACCCACAGCCCGTACGCCCGGAACACCACCAGCAGGCCGACGACCACGAGACCCAGCGCGACCGCCTGCTGGGCCGTGGGCTCCCTCGCGGGGGGCGCCGCCGGATCGTCCGGATCCAGCGAGACCGCCCATGCGACCAGGTAGGCGACGGCACCGACCCCTGCGGCGAAGGTCAGGAGGGCCAGCGCGATCCGGACGACCATGGCATCCACGCCCCACCGGGCGCCGAGTCCGGCCGCGACGCCGGTGAGCACGGCGTCCTGGGGTCGGCGGGCGAAACGGAGGGCCTCCATGTCGGCGATGGTCTCACGGCCGGCCCGGGACGGACATCAGGGGAGTCCCTGAGAAGGGTCAGGGTGGGGCGGTCGATATCAGGGCCTCCCCCGATTGTCCTGTCGGCCGGTCGGAGGCACGATGCGGACATGGACCACGAGCAGAGCAACGACACGGGAGCCCACGAGGCTCCAACCGCGGGGGCCCCGGCCCCCGCAGCAACACCGCGCCCCCCGGCGGCGACGGTCCGGACGTTCCGGCGCCGCCGCCTGGACAAGGTGATCTCCGGCGTCTGCAGCGGACTGGGCGCCTACACCGGGACGGACCCCGTCCTGTGGCGGCTGGGGTTCGTCGGCGCGACCATCTTCACCGGAGGCGTGGCGGCCATCGTCTACGTGATCGCCGCGGTAGTGGTGCCGTACGGGGACGACGACGCGTCGTCCCCGGCGGTCACCCTCGACCTCAACCGCTGGATCGGCATCGCGCTCTCCGTGGTCGGGCTGTCCCTGATGTTCGGCCTGTTCGACCAGGGTCCGTGGTGGGGGCCGCGCGGCGGGGTCCTCTGGGGGCTCCTGCTGATCGGAGCCGGGGTGACGCTGTGGAACGGCTCACGCGACGAACCCGCGCCGTCCGAGCCGTTGCCAGACGCACGGTCGGCTCCGCCGGCGCCCGAGCCGGCCGTCCCCGTCGGCGGCGGCCTCCTGACGGCGCCCACCACCACCCCCGTCGCCGCTCCCGTGGACAGGCCGGCGGCGCCGCGCGAGCGTTCGTACCTCGGGCGAGCGACCCTGGGAGCCACGGCGATCGTGATGGGGGTCCTCCTCATGCTCGACTCGGCGGGCGTCCTGCGTCTCTCCCTCGGCGCGGCCGCGGCCGTCGCCTTGCTCATCACGGGAGCCGGACTGATCGTCGGCGCCTGGCGGGGGAGGGCCCGCGGCCTCATCGCCCTCGGGGTCCTGCTCACGCTGGTGCTCTGCGCGTCGACCTATGCCCCGGCCGGCCTGCGAGCGGGGGTGGGGGAGCTGGTGGAGACGCCGCTGTCGGCCGCCGAGGCTTCCCGGGGGTACCGGCTCTCGGCCGGGGCGCTGCACCTGGATCTGACGGAGATCGACACGGCAGCCTCTATCCCGGTCGAGGTCGGTGCAGGCGAGGTGACGATCGTGCTGCCGGCGGACGCCGCCGTCGTCCTGCGAGCCCGGATCGGTGCGGGGGAGCTCTGGCTCCCGGGCGCGGGCCGCGCCGGCTCGCTCGTCGAGGACGGGCCGGCCCGCCACCGCGGTTCGGGGTTGAACCACGACCGGACGGTGCGGCTGGACGGCCTACCCGGGGCTCCGCGGCTCCACGTCGACGTGCGCATCGGGGTCGGTGAGCTCAGGGTGGTCCGAGGGGAGCGCGGGTCGGAACCGCCCGCCGAGTTCGGGTCCCAGGAGGAGGTGGCGCTGTGAAGAGACATGCCCTCGACCCCGTCTCTCTGATCGCGGGCGCGTTCTTCGCGCTCTTCGCGGTCCTCTACCTGACCGGCGCGCTGGACGGTTCCCTCGTCCGGATCCGGTGGCTCGGAGCCGCGTCCCTGGTCGCGCTGGGGCTCGCTCTGCTGCTCTCGCCCCGGTCGCGCCCGGACCCCACACCCGACCCGGGCGACCCCGCCTAGGACCGCGCCCAAGGCGCGCCCGAGCGGGATAATGGGGAGCTATCCGTCCCACGAAGATGGGAGGCCGCGTCGCGGCCTCCCACCTCCACCCCAAGCGCCCTCAGAAGCTGATCTTCGCGGTGCGGAGGTCCTGACCGACCGACCCCGGCCGGTACTGCTGGATCCGAGCGGGAGGCCCGAGGTCGACCGTGAGGTGCAGGCGCCCCTCTTCGTCGGCCACGACCAGGTCCTCCACCGCGCCCGTCACCTCGACCGTCGCGCCGGGCCCCGCCACCCGACCGGTGACGACCCTGGTCATCCCGGACCCCGTGATGTGGAACCCGTCGGACGAGGCACCCCTGATCTCCAGGAACTCGGGCGCTCGGGCGGGGTCGGCGGTGAACGACCATCCCCAGGCGGACGAGTGCGCCTCGACGGTGCGGTAGTCGAAGGCCGCCGGGTCCGGACGGCCGAGGTTGGCGAGGACGTGGGGCACCCACTCCCGGAGCACTTCCGCGCCGTACTGGTACAGGTGGCCCCCGTCGTGCTCGGTGGCGTGGTACCCGATCCCCTCGGCGTCCAGGGCGGCTACGAAGTCACGCTGCATCTGGTTGAGGTTCATCTCGGGCTGCGAGCCGAACACGACGTCGAGCGGGGACGCCTCGTGCTGGGCGGGGATCCCGTTCCCCACGGCGGTGCGGATATCCGTACCGCGCAGGTTCGCCGCCAGGTCGAGGGGGTTGCGGTCGCGCCACCACACCTCGTCGAGGACGTAGTCCCCGAAGATCGGCATGGAGGGCGAGTAGGGCTGGTCGTAACCGCCGTCGAGGCTGTACAGGCCGGACGCCATCGGTCCCCAGCCGGGGTTGCGGATGTCCAGCACCCCGGAGAGGGAGGCGGCGAAGGCGAACAGCTCCGGGTGCCGGGCGGACAGGAACATGGCCCCGTAACCACCCTGCGAGAAGCCGGCTATCGCTCGGTGTCCGCGCTGGGCCACCGTGCGGTAGGTGGAGTCGACGTGGGGGACCAGGCTCTGCACGAAGAGCGTCTCCAGCTGATACCTGCCGTCGCGCCAGTCGTTGTACATGCCGACCCCGTTGTGGGGGGACACGACGATGAGGCCCTGATCGGCCACGGCGGACACGTCCATCACCTCGAACCAGGTGTTCTCGTCGCCGCCGCCTCCCGGGAGCAGGTAGAGCACGGGGTAGGCGCGTCCCGAGGTCTCGTAGTCGGAGGGGAGCTGGACGCGGAAGCGGAGTTCGTTGGACGGCATGGCGAGGGTGTCGCACCGGTTGGGGTCCTGGTCGGCTCCCGGCAGGACGAAGCCCGCCGGGGCGATCGTGCCGCAGGGGTAGGTCGGGTTCCCGCCCGCGTAGGCCACTATCTGGCCCTCGGCGGCCACGCACGCGGTGGCCGCTCCGCGGTTGCGGCCGAGCCAGACGCCGTTGCCCCCTCCAGATGCGCACCGCTCGTAGCTGGGCATGCATCCCGCCTCGCCGGGTGTGCACTCCGCCGCTGCGGCCGGGGGCATCGACGCGCCGGCCACGGCCAGCACGATCAGGACCAGCATCCGCCTCATCCGTCTCCTCCCTCAGGGCCCGGGGCCGGACCCGTCGTCAGGGCCCGCGCCGTACGCGTTCGAGACCGGCCGCCTCGTACGTAGAGGCTTTCGAGCCGGCAGGGCACATCCCTGCCGCGAGGCCCTGCGTACCGTTCCCCGTCGCGCCACAGCCGGTCCATCGCCGGGGAACCTATCCAGCGCAGCCCCGGGCGTCCGCGGACTTATGCACACATGGGACGTGGCAGTATCGACGGGTGGAGGTCGACATGAGCGAGGTGTCGCGCGCCGCGGCCCGGGACCGCCGGGTCACGAGCCCGTGACGCCGCCGCGTTTCCGGACGATCATCGAACCGTTCCGGATCAAGTCCGTCGAGCCGATCCGGTTCACGACGCCGGAGGAGCGGGAGGCGGCGCTCTACACGGCCGGCTACAACCTGTTCGCGCTGGCGAGCGAAGACGTGATCATCGACCTGCTGACCGACTCGGGGACGGGAGCGATGTCCTCCGAGCAGTGGGCGGGGATGATGCGGGGGGACGAGTCCTACGCCGGGTCCCGGTCGTTCTTCAGGTTCGAGGAGGTCGTCCGGGATCTGACGGGGTTCCGCCACGTGATCCCCACCCACCAGGGCCGGGCCGCCGAGAGGATCCTGTTCGGGGAGGTGGCGCGCCCGGGCCAGGTCGTCCCGAACAACACGCACTTCGACACGACCCGGGCCAACGTCGAGCACACGGGCGCCGTCGCTCGGGACCTCGTGATCGCCGAGGGACGCGAGCCGGCCGTCCTGCACCCCTTCAAGGGCAACATGGACCTCCACGCCCTCGAACGGACGCTGACGGAAGAGGACGTCCCCCTCGTGATGGTCACCGTCACCAACAACTCCGGCGGCGGACAGCCCGTCTCCCTGCAGAACCTGCGCGGGGTGAGGGCGCTCTGCGACCGGTTCGGGGTCCCTCTGTTCCTGGACGCCTGCCGGTTCGCCGAGAACGCGTGGTTCATCAAGATCCGGGAGCCCGGACACGCCGACCGGACGCCCACCGATATCGCCCGGGAGATGTTCTCGCTGGCCGACGGCGCGACGTTCAGCGCCAAGAAGGACGGGCTCGCCAACATCGGCGGGTTCCTCGCCTGCAACGACGACGACCTCGCCGCCCGGTGCCGGGCCGACCTGATCCTCACGGAAGGGTTCCCCACCTACGGGGGCCTGGCCGGGTACGACCTGGAGGCGATCGCGGTCGGGCTGCGAGAGGTCCTACATGAGGACTACCTGCGGTACCGCGTCCGGTCCGTCGAGTACCTGTGGGAGCGGTGCCGAGACGCGGGGGTGCCGGTCGTCAGCCCGCCGGGGGGACACGCGGTCTACCTCGACGCGAAGGGGCTGCTCCCGCACATCCCCCCTCACGAGTACCCGGGGCAGGCGCTCGCGGTCGAGATGTACCGGCTGGGCGGTGTCCGTCCGGTGGAGATCGGGAGCGTCATGTTCGGTCGTCCCCAGCCGGACGGCACCGAGGAGCCGGCGCCGATGGAGCTCGTCCGCTGCACGATCCCGCGCCGGGTCTACACCCAGTCGCACATCGACTACGTGGCCGAGGTGATCGAGGGCGTGGCGGCGCGGGCCGAGGCGATGCGGGGGTACCGCATCACCTGGCAGCCCCCGTTCCTCCGTCACTTCACGGCCCGGTTCGAGCCGCTCGGCTGACCCGACCGCGCTCCCCAGCCGTGCCTCGGCGACGGCCGCTGTAGGCTCACGGGGTGAACACGCAGCCCCCGCAGATCGCCGCCCACGGCTCCCTCCTCGACCTGGTGGGGGAGACCCCCCTCGTCCGGCTCGACCGGGTCGGACGCGACCTCGGATGCACCCTCGTGGCCAAGCTCGAGTTCCTGAACCCCGGCGGCTCGGTGAAGGACCGGCCGGCGATCGCGATGGTCGAGGCGGCCGAGCGCGACGGGCTCCTGCGTCCCGGCGGCACGATCGTCGAGCCGACCTCCGGCAACACGGGGGTCGGGCTCGCCATAGTCGCCGCGCGGAAGGGCTACCGGTGCGTCTTCGTGATGCCCGACAAGATGTCGGCCGAGAAGATCTCACTGCTGCGCGCGTACGGGGCGGAGGTGGTGGTCTGTCCCACCGCGGTGGCTCCCGATCACCCCGAGTCCTACTACTCGGTGGCGAACCGGATCACGGAAGCGACGCCCGGCGCGTTCCAACCGAACCAGTACCGCAACGTCGCCAACCCCGACTCCCACTACCGCAGCACGGGTCCGGAGATATGGCGTCAGACGTCCGGACGGGTCACCCACTTCGTGGCCGGGATAGGGACGGGCGGCACGATCTCGGGGATCGGCCGCTACCTGAAGGAGCAGAACCCCGACGTCCAGGTCGTGGGGGCCGACCCGGAAGGGTCGGTCTACTCGGGCGGGTCCGGACGTCCCTACCTCGTCGAAGGGATCGGGGAGGACTTCTGGCCCACCACCTATGACCCCGACGTGGTCGACCGGGTCGTGATGGTGTCCGACCGCGACTCCTTCCTCACCGCCCGGCGTGTCACCCGGGAGGAGGGGATCCTCGTGGGCGGGTCCACCGGGACGGCCGTCTGGGCGGCGCTGCACATCGGGCGGGAGCTCGGTCCCGACGCAGTGGTCGTGGTGATCGTGCCCGATTCCGGACGCGGATACCTGTCCAAGCTCTACAACGACGCCTGGATGGCCGAGTACGGGTTCCTCGAGGGCACGGGCCGGACGGTGGGGGACGTCCTGCACGCGAAGGGGGACGACCAGCCGCCGCTGATCCACGTCCACCCGACCGAGCCCGTCCGCCAGGCCATAGAGATCCTGCGGGAGTACGACGTGTCGCAGATGCCCGTCCTGAAGGAGGAGCCCCCGGTCGCGGTGGCCGAGGTGGTCGGGGCGGTCCGCGACCGCGACCTGCTGGACCGCGCGTTCCGAGATGCGTCCGTGCTCGACGCTCCGGTCGGGGAGGTGATGGGTCCGGCGCTCCCGACCATCGGGTCCGGGGAGCCGGTCGAGTCGGCGGTGGCGAAGCTCGAGCACGCTTCCGCCCTCCTCGTGATCGAGGACGGCCACCCGGTAGGCATCGTCTCCCGCTCGGACCTCCTGGACTTCCTGTCGAAGGGACGAGCATGAACGAGGACTGGGGCTTCGAGACACGCGCCATACACGCTGGACAGGAGCCGGACCCGACCACGGGCGCGGTGATCGTCCCGATCTACCAGACCTCCACGTACGCGCAGGAGGAGGTCGGGAAGCACAAGGGGTACGAGTACTCGCGCACGGGCAACCCCACGCGCACGGCCGTCGAGCGGTGCCTGGCCTCGCTCGAGGGAGCCCGGTTCGGTCTCGCCTTCTCGAGCGGCTTGGCCGCCAGCGACGCGCTGCTCCGGCAGCTCTCCCCCGGCGACCACATCGTCATCCCCAACGACGCGTACGGCGGGACGTACCGGCTGGTCTCGAAGGTCTATGAGCCCCACGGTTTCCGTCACACACCCGTGGACATGACCTCGCTCGACGCGCTCGCCGGAGCCTGGACCGACCGGACCCGGGTCGTCTGGGTGGAGACGCCCACCAACCCGCTCCTCACCGTGGTGGACATCGCCGCGATCGCGGCGTTCGCCCGGGAACGCGGCGCGATCTGCGTGGTGGACAACACGTTCGCGACCTCGTGGCTCCAGCGCCC
The DNA window shown above is from Actinomycetota bacterium and carries:
- a CDS encoding cystathionine beta-synthase; translation: MAAHGSLLDLVGETPLVRLDRVGRDLGCTLVAKLEFLNPGGSVKDRPAIAMVEAAERDGLLRPGGTIVEPTSGNTGVGLAIVAARKGYRCVFVMPDKMSAEKISLLRAYGAEVVVCPTAVAPDHPESYYSVANRITEATPGAFQPNQYRNVANPDSHYRSTGPEIWRQTSGRVTHFVAGIGTGGTISGIGRYLKEQNPDVQVVGADPEGSVYSGGSGRPYLVEGIGEDFWPTTYDPDVVDRVVMVSDRDSFLTARRVTREEGILVGGSTGTAVWAALHIGRELGPDAVVVVIVPDSGRGYLSKLYNDAWMAEYGFLEGTGRTVGDVLHAKGDDQPPLIHVHPTEPVRQAIEILREYDVSQMPVLKEEPPVAVAEVVGAVRDRDLLDRAFRDASVLDAPVGEVMGPALPTIGSGEPVESAVAKLEHASALLVIEDGHPVGIVSRSDLLDFLSKGRA